A stretch of DNA from Limanda limanda chromosome 16, fLimLim1.1, whole genome shotgun sequence:
CAGTTGGGAATTTGACACTGctctaaaggctcttatatactactacgtgtccgtttctcggagagttctcagcagagggcaaagactctttttgatttttacttctccgtcagtctacgtccggaaaaaattcaccgccaaacccataggtggcgcaacggaagacgagctcagagaagcctaccccatttgggaagaagaagtccacgtgtctctgttgacatgttagcttgcgtcccacacactgaaccatggcaactaacataactaaataaagtgacacccagcgggtcaaaatgctgatgtaatcgtttcttagcgcagcggttccccggtcttgtttccgaactgtgttgctgattccacagcttgaatctgcttgaggctacatgtagctagaagctacacggacctagctccccccagcttccacacacagtcagcagggactcccgacactaactactactatccagtgtttgcttctaacctggcggtattatagaaacagtgtcatgatagaagtggaattaaagtcgtgacggcgggttcttgcactgttaccaccgcagttagcatggtggctagcctagcccgctagcctagcctgctagcgccgttttgaaagctcgttataaccgtctgtgaccgtgcacacatgccctcagtgctctaatgagccaccgtcagccggacaactccgctggcttaacacacacgtcacattaatcgtagaatcatagttgtgtttgggtttgatgctacatggaagtaaacaggaagtaaacaggaagtttgaggtccggaaatacggaaatgacgtcatacggaaatgatgtcgttcgcggaccaatcacagccaagagcggtccgtcggtagcgaacatgaagacggatagttagaaaaatcagacgtgtacgaaaagctgtatgaagcattcggagagggcgtttcacgacggatagggcggtcttatctgtccgtaatagaagaaacggagaggcataaattggccttaacatAAAGCAGGGAATCTGAAAGAAATCATTAGGACATTTCTGTCAGATTTATCTGCCAATTTAATGCCATCATCAATAAGTATGTATGATTGTGCAATAGTCACACATGTAATAATGCAAATTAGAAATATCATGGTTCTCTATACTAACAATTTTACTGCTGAGTGCTGTTAACAATGGAAAcaattaaaccacatttaaaaactaAGGCAGCTGGATACATACTCTGCCTACATATCGAATGATGAATCAGAAATTCAAAGGGATTTTCTCATCTCCACTAAATTTGTAAAATAAGCTTGCCTTAGCTAGACAGCCAATTTATATTCTTTTTGGcttctatcaaaataaaaagagactGAAGTACTTCACACAATATGCTGTTCTCACTTCTAAACTCATTTCTTACCTGAGGGAACGTCTTAAAGATAAACTTCAACCTTTCCTTTGTTGGTAGGAGAAGTGTACATCTCTTGAATAATACACCTGAGACAGtcaaaaaaatgtacattattcaagtaaaacatttataattctggttaagattaagattaagatacatttatttgtcccaaacacatgcacagacatgcacaagcacactcatgcaaggagggaaatttaacctctgcttttaacccatctggtgcaggacacacagagcagtgggcagccatgtacggcgcccggggagcagatgttaggggagtaaggtgccttgctcaggggcactagacagggtagggagaatcctcttggatttttggacagatcaatccaggttcgtcttttgttgtttctccgtggagtcgatccagagacgaaccagagaccttttctgcccatagtccaagtttctgccactagtccaccgcctctccattGTTTAACTTCACATGGTAGCTTGTATTCCTTGTATAACTGCTTCATACCCAGACTTCTGTAGTGTCCAATAGTGGATAACTGCTCCTTGTAGGTGGAGCGGTGAAAACTTTGGATGATCATTTTATTCTTCCAGGCCACGGTGGAGATGTAGTCCAAGATGCATTGATTGATCTCTTTGGACACCATGCTAAAGACACTGATCTCCAGCACTGACAAGAACAAgcattttaatttacaaaaatgttaTGAAACTGGTGctaaagtgacagaaacaaataatGAAAGTGTTTCTTTGCCAAACATATAATCACTGAACTAAACCTTCTCACCTGACAGCTGATCCAGGATCAGGTTGAAGACCTCCGGGGGGAGTGTGTggagggagctgctgctgaggaccACCTGGCTGCGGGTCCTGATGGATCTGGTCGGGGCCACACTCCTCCTGTGCCTCTGGCTGCTGTACatcagtgtgaacctgctgtcACTCCTCAAAGCTTTCTTCACCATGACCATCCTCACCAAGtccactgcagagacacacatggaGTTAACGAATAACTTAGCTAACTTAGCTAAAACTCCTCTGACTACTACTAGAACCAACTAGGCCAAGTCACAAGCTAACCGAGCTAGCGCTAGCTAAACTGAACTCTTGACCAACTAGCCTCCCTTTACAAACGCTTCAATTTAAGTAGTGGCAGAAAAAAATAGCAATACACACTTGAGTTAAACACATCTTACTGATACTATAAACTTAGACACGGTTCATGTCCGCTGTAAAAGTGAGTTAGCTCTGTGTTAGCAGCCTGTTAGCTCTGTGCTAGCTCTGTGCTAGCTTTCCTTGATGAGCCGGTCACTGCGGCGCCAAAGATCAAGTGTAGTTCACTGACAGTAGAATAAACTAAAGTCTCTAAAATGTTTCGTCTTCCTGTAAGAAAACAATAACGTGTTCAAGTAGTTTGTAAAGTTGTCATGAAGTATCATTCATCTACCTACCCATAGAAAAGGGGATATACggaaattagattagatttctttatttatccacacaacggggaaattcacttgttacagcaaaaaagagaaaaacagaatttaaataacagtgccgaagcaacaataaaaaagaaagatcaaaatatatacactactaaactacacataatgagagtaaaaatatacagaaaacaaaaacaaaaaacaacctgcaaaacagacactgtgcaaaagcaggtactggggagaaagtgaagtaatgtaagtgttattgtaatgaaaacaaaagtattataagtaatattgcaacagtagtgaccatgatacagaaaaaataattaaaagtaagtgaccataatataaataatactacaagatagtataaaggaaaatataaatattgcaatgtaaccattataagtgaccatgatataaatatagatgtaaagtgttgaatattattgtgcatagtagtgatatgagtaaaaaaataaaaaataaataagaaaaataaaaatacaaatacagctatggtgagaggttgagtggagataaagataatagacagggactacaacattatcaggtggtgctggtgttgtagagcctgactgcagccgggatgaaggacctgcggaacctctccttcttacaccgtgggtgtaacagtctgctgctgaaggagctgctcagggaccccacattgtcatgtagggggtgaaaggtgttgcccatgatggacgccagcttggctaacatccttctgtcccccacttcctcaatggagtccagaggacagtccaggacagagctcgctcttcttatcagtctgttgagcctgctcctgtctctgtccgtgctaccccccttccagcagaccacagcgtagaagattgctgaggccaccacagagtcataaaaagtcctgaggagagccctgcacactccgaaggacctcagcctcctcagcaggtggaggcggctctggcccttcttatagagggcatgtgtgttgtcggaccagtccagtttgttgttgaggtgaacacccaggaatttgtagttctccaccacctctatgtccaatccctgtatgttcactggtgttaagttggatgcttttttccggaagttcacgatcatctccttcgtcttgctggtgttcagctgaagctggttgagctcactccagctgacgaagtctgtgatgaccgccctgtactccaggtcattcacctcaggaacacatccaacgatggctgtgtcatcagagaacttctggatgtggcagtgggtggtgttgtgggtgaagtcggaggtgtagagggtgaagaggaaaggggagagcaccgtaccctgaggggcacctgtgctgcagagcaccacgtcagacacacagtgatggagcctcacatactgtggtctcttggtgaggTAATCCGTTGTCCATAAAgccaggtgttggtccactcccacgttctccatcttcactttgagcagtgaaggctggatggtgttgaatgcacttgagaagtcaaaaaacatgaccctcacagtgttcctgctgtcctccaggtgtagcagggatctgtgcagcaggtaggtaactgagtcatccaccccaatcccaggctggtaagcaaactgcagggggtccagctgtgtgcccaccagcagtcgtaggtgtctcaggataatcctctccatcgtcttcatcaggtgagaagtcagggcaactggcctgaagtggttaggctccttggggcgcggcgtcttcggcaccgggaccacacaggaggtcttccacagggctgggactttctccaggctcaagcttaggttgaacaaatgcctgatcacaccacagagctggtcagcacagtccttgagcagtcttgggctgataccatccgggcccggggccttccttgccttgatcttcttgagttggcttctcacctgatcatctgttatagagaggggggtggaggatgactggtgtgggggtgtgggggtgaggagtggtgtaagtctcaaggggggatggtgatctggagatggggtgggggttggctggtgggggtcaggtgtcgaaggtggcaggctgaggaggggagggggagggggggctggccaggagaggtgtgaagagggggcagggggggggggaatcaaatctattgaagaacagattcagttcatctgcccagtccttgtccccgctgggttgttgtcttcccacaccttttccgtggcctgcgatggtctgcagccctctccaaacgtccctggcgttgttctgctccagccgcttctccagtttcttcctgtagctgtccttccccttcctgatcatcagccggagttccttctggactctgcgcagctcctctttgtcccccgatctgaagaccctcttcttctcgttcagcagggcctttatctcgggggtcacccagggtttgttgttgggaaAACACCGTACCAGCTTGGAGGGCACAGTGTTCTCCTCGCAGAAGTTAATATAATCCGTGATGCAGTGGGTCATGCTGTCAATGTCAGTGCCATGGGGGCTGCAGAGTGCCTCCCAGTCTGTAGTCTCGAAGCAGTCTCTGAGCCTGGCACTGGTCTCCTCAGACCACTCCTTAACAGTCCTCTTCACAGGTCGTTGTTTATTCACCACAGGGGTGTAGTCCGTGACGAGGTGAACGAGGTTGTGATCCGAGCGACcaagcggggggaggggggatgaggtGTATGCATCCTTTTTGTTTGCATACATTAGGTCcaaagttttattgtctctagTGTGGCAGTTCACGTACTGGGTGAAggtgggaagagcagaggacagaggggcatggttgaagtcaccggagatgaggaggagggcttCGGGGTGCTGGCTTTGAAGATGCGAGATAACTGTGTGGATCCGATCTGAAGCTACAGCAGCGACCGCCGAGGGGGGGATGTacacagtcacaacaataacatgtgaaaactcCCTCGGGAGATAGTATGGCCGCATGCTGACCGCTAACAGCTCCAAATCTCTGGTGCAGAGCATCTCCTTGATGCTGGTGTGTCCCGGATGGCACCATCTATCGTTAACCAACACAGCGaccccccctcctttcttcttaccGCACTCCGTTGCTTTTCGGTCCGCTCGTACGAGTTGGAAGCCGTCCAGATTTACGTGTGAGTCCGGAGAAAGATCAGTCAGCCAcgtctctgtgaagcacatgAGGCTGCATTCCCTGTATTCCCTCTGCAGTCGGGTCAGCGCCGTCAACTCTTCCATCTTGTTTGGGAGAGATCTTACATTCCCCATGATGACAGACGGTAAACATGGTTTAAACCGTCTTTTCCGCTCCCTGCGCTTCACTCCCGCtctgcatcctcttctcctcctccgtaacTCCTCGGGGATCTCCGGCCGCTCCGCGCAGAGAAGGGGTGTGTGGCGCAGGCCCAACAGCAATGGGGAGCCGTGGTCGAGTGAGTATCCCACAGCCACACCAAAAAGTGCCGAAAACAGCAAGGAGCAAACTAcgaatgttaaaatgtgaacatccatAGCTGCGCACTTGCTTAAAGTGTCaatgtagtaaaaaaaacaacaacaaaaatacactaaaaacactatttacacaCTAAAAGAGGTACGAaaagtgagagctgctgtaacAGACCTGTTCCTCACGTTTCTATATTTGACCAATAAGGAAGAGACAGCTTGACAAACGACCTTTGCTGTGACCAGGTCTGATGCCTGATTTACAAGGTACGAAAGTGTTGAAgagaactgatgaactgatgaactaaAACCTGTTGACCAGCTGTCGTACACCCAAAAGACCAGAAGGTGGCAGCATAGTCCTGCAACTAGTCACAAAGAGGGACTGTGTCAATTCCCATATTCTGACTTTAACACCCATGATAATATTTGACAAGTTGTTCTGTCATCTCCTTACCGAAGCCCATGTTTTAGTCTGGGTTAACTCTGTTAAAGTGAATGCTGTACACCAgcatttataaaacaaacacattgtatttaatgtctgcatttgttatgtTATAATCATTTTATGGCCCACGAAAATAAAGGTAGAATTATTGTTAGATTCTATTAATCAAAAAGCATcaataatggatggatggatggatagatagatagatttgcTGATATCCCTAACTATCGCGTACATCTTCTAAAGGCCACTAGATGTCGCTAGCGTGCTTCTGAGAAGTTATTCATTCAGACTACATCCTGAGATTGGATAAAGCTGTTGGTTGATGTTTAGCAGTAAcacagtttaaatattttagccgtgaaagtgaaagtttttTGTGACTCATCTATACAGGTTTTCCAgactgtctgtctacctgtaACACAGTGGACGCATCTCTGTGGCTCATTTGTTAGAAAAGCGTCCAATTAGAGGTGTCCTCTGTCTCACAGCCTGTCAGCCACACAGACACTAAATTAGAGGACGTGTCACAATAACAGCAAGACATTTTACATATTTCCAGCAGTCACACTATATTACACCTTTGTTAATACCAAGGAGCTATAAGATtgtagctctgtgtgtgttataagAGTTCCTATTGGAACTAGTTATTGTACGAAGCCGCTCTAGAAAAGTGACTGACTAATATTTACAGTTTCAAATTAGACATAAATGGCAAGGAATTATATGCCAAATTTTCTTGAggcataaaacaaaacactccATTGAGTATATGGACCACAAGATTACCTATTATAGCCTTAATGTTGGAAAGGAGTGGGTTTTCTCATTTGTGAAATGTGCACTTCtcttttcagcaccatggaaAGCAGATCGAAGTTAACGCTCATAATTCGGTATTTAAAGTAACACATAAGTAAATGAAGGGATGTTGCTTCTTTTTACCTGTGTTTTTGTGGATAGACTACAAGTGGTAACATCCTACACATGGTAAAAATACATGGCAGCTAGATAAAGTGCCCAATTATGATGTCTCATATGGTGAAGATACGAAAAGTAACCATCCTTTGAGCCACCATTGATCCTTCCTTATGACGTGAATCTATTAATACAGCTATAGGTGTAtcagttttaatgttttaacaaCTTGGGAGTGGATTGATGTAAAGGCGTCAGAGTCCTATGCCgggtaataaaataaaaaaaagtaattccacGCAGGCCTCTCCATCCTCACAATTACTATCGAGCAGCCAGCGTTTGGAGAATAAACGCAATGCTTTAATCGCAGAGAAAAGCGCGGATACCCTGTGCCTAACCATCATCATAAATCAGGCCTAGAAAAAGTAAAGGTTCTGTCCATCGCCAATATGATATTATGCTATTGGAAATATGTCCCGGGAGAGCGTGTGCGTCACGCCGCTTTCTATTAGGTGCTATTTTCGTCCCGCTCCTGGAAGACATTCATCCACCATCTATACCCACCGTGACAGCACCCAATAAACCCACCACTCCCCATTCATCTCCACCCacctccaccctctctctctctctgtccctccttctctctctctctctctctcacacacacacacacactccccctctTTCTGATGAGCACTGGTGAGAATTGGGTTTGCGCGTCCAAGAGGATTTCCTTTTGGCACCTTTAACATTTTACCCACAAAGAAATCGTCTTTGACATCTTTGACACTTTTTTCAAAAATCTTCTGATTCTAGTGATCTTTTTCTACCCAGTTTCTCCAAAGGAAAAAGGTAAGATCAAGTCAGTTTATGAAAGTACATCTCATAACTAATATGTGTTGGCTGGATGTTTAACTGCATTTGACCAAAGTGACAGATGTTGATTTAAAGGGAAATCAATAATGCAATGCCTGCCTCTTGGAACCATGGTGTCAGCGCAACGGGGTAGCTGGAAACATCAGGTGTGGTTGTACTGATGCAGCAAAACGGATATTAAACCCTTACACGTCAGTTGTACATCCCTTTGGTTACTGGTTTACTGGTTATTCTCACTTTTGAAAGCATTTGACTTTTACGCACGGATGCTCTAGAAGCGAAAGCGCCTGGGTCCAGCTTTTTAATATCATATTTTATCACAATGTAGCCTCGTGCCTTTTTTAAGGATGAAGCGAAAATTAGAAGATATGTTGTGGAGTGGACCAGCAGGATAATTGGAGTAAGTATGTCTGTAAGTGAGGCGACACAGCGCGCAGAGGAGATGTTCAGCTGTCTTTAAAGTTGGACACGAAGACGTCAGTGGTGTTTATTGATCTCATCTGATCAACAAGCTCTAGTTCTGTATTTTTCTGATTCACATCTTTTGACCTGATGTCACACGATGGAGAACTGGATGTTCCTCTTCATCCGATGTGTGCGTTAAGGTATGGCCACTCGTTCCAAAGAACAGGAGAAGATAAAAGAGAGAGTagcacaaaaatgttttttaattattataaatcaAAAGGTTTCCAGCCACCAGCCGTTCGTTTATCTaatgattgtgttaagtaagtGTTACAGGCTATATGGCCATGCATGTTAATTCGAATTCTGAGACTTAATCGCACTTTCATGAAAACTGAGGCTGTTTTCTTGACTcagaacattttctttcataGTGATTCAACCTTTTATGATTGAATCAATGTCTTTAGTTTGAAATATGTTGATATAACTTTGGTGAACAGGgaatttaaaatcgtcatttaGGATATTTTAGATAAGCGTGAGGCATTTGTGTCTGTGcgtaaaatgtaaaactaatGCGGATTACGTTGTATTATATATATGGACAACAAGGCATTATTTAAGTACAGCTGCAGAACCTTTAACTGGGTAAAAAGTCAAAGCTGGATCAAAAACAGTCTTCAGAAatgtttctccttcttttttgtttttcttactcCAAAGCTCCCTCAAAGAGACTCCAGTCCTCCGCGCGCACTAGCACTTGATCCCGGCGGGAGGACGCGCACGGAGGGAAGATGGCCATCCACGCCGAGGGGCTCGTGGCTATCGTGATCTTTTATATGCTGATCCTGGTCGTGGGCATATGGGCCGCCTGGAAGAACAAGAACTCTGGAGTGGGCGAAGGCGGAGAGCGGAGCGAGAGCATCATGGTCGGGGGAAGGGACATCGGATTGTTCGTCGGTGGATTCACCATGACCGGTGCGTTGCTAAACTCCGGGTAGACttttaaaatatgtgtttgCTGGAGCGAGCtgacagttttctgtgtgtgcattaTGTCATATTTCGTTGTTATATGAGACAGTACATTTCACCAAGTTCGTCTTTTACGCACGGACAGCACTGGAGCCACAAACACACTATGATCTATTACTTAACTCAGCATTGCATTCATTACAGCGCACTTTCAGAATTAATTCAACATGACATGCACCAACATTTCATACAAGACCGTTTCCATATCTTTTATTTtacgtttatttttatttttcttgtttgcaGCCACTTGGGTGGGTGGGGGCTACATCAACGGGACAGCGGAGTATGTCTACCTGCCAGACTACGGCCTGGCCTGGGCACAGGCTCCCTTTGGTTATGCTCTCAGCCTGGTAGTAGGTAAGAAACAGTCTCCTTAATTATACTGTATACAGACAGTGCGTAAAAACAACCACATGCAAtgtaagaaggagagagatGCTGCAAATGTGAAGACCTGAGGGTTTTTTTTATAGAGCCATACAGGTACTGGATGAAGCAAAAACATGGTCCTTCAAGAAAATCACTTATGTAGCCTATAACTATAAATTCAACCAGGATAGTGCGTCAACCAGAAACAAAAAGATGTCAATTTCTATTGGATACACACTAtacttcagcagcagcaccacattTATACTTTGTGTCAACCTGTATGGCTTTAGACTTTGTTGAAGATACTTTCTAAAATTATCTATCATGCTTTTTCTCTGCCTCATGTTATCGCTGACATGAACCAGGAGGCCTTTTCTTTGCTAAACCCATGCGTTCACGTGGCTACGTCACCATGCTGGATCCCTTCCAGCAGATTTATGGAAAACGCATGGGGGGCCTGCTCTTCATCCCCGCACTGATGGGAGAAATCTTCTGGTCTGCAGCCATTTTATCTGCCCTGGGTAGGTGGTCTCTGGGTGGGATCTCTTTGATGGCATCAAACCCATAAACCCCTAAATGACTCAATTCTTTGTTTGCACCACTTTGAGTTTATTGTGAAGTAAATGACTGTATGAGCTGAACTGAATGTGTTGCCCTGCAGGTGCCACACTGAGCGTGATCGTGGACATCAACATAAATATGTCTGTGGTGATCTCGGCACTGATTGCTATCTTCTACACGCTTGTTGGAGGACTCTACTCTGTCGCATATACAGATGTGGTCCAGCTCTTCTGTATCTTTTTGGGCTTGGTGAGTTTTACTGAGACCAACGTCCCTTTTTTCCGCTTGACTTGAAGCTGTAATTGgccaatttagattttttatttgacaatttCCATGCAAAAACTtctaaaacatataaaatatcCGTCTATATTAGCTGGGAAATTTGAATTTACTGAAGCAAGATTTTCCTGTTGAAATCAAAGCATTTTGCTGAAGCCCTAATGGTATTTGTATGCTCATACGCTCCTCTCCACCAGTGGATCAGCGTGCCTTTCGCCTTGTCCAATCCTGCTGTGTCAGACATCACTGTTTCAGCCAAGGAAGCAATCTACCAGTCAGCCTGGTTGGGGAAGATTGATCCCGAGGACAAATGGCTCTGGGCCGACAACTTCTGTTTGCTGGTAAGAGGAAACATGAAGACGCAGAATATCATTGTAGAGGAAGCtgcaaacacattttgattCCACTTTAATTGCCAAGTGCAACAGGGGAGGGGGTTAAATGAAGTGTTGAAGGTGGAATTTAAGCACAGGCTCCTTCTTAAGGTGAATAACAAGTAATCAACAGTATTATCTCGAAAATCTCAAAGCTGTTTCTGAACTAAGACATTCTGTGTTGCTGGTGTCGTAGCTGACTGATACACATTGGTTTGCTGTCTGTATTTACTACGGTGTTTCTGTTTCTAGATGTTGGGGGGAATTCCCTGGCAGGTCTATTTTCAACGGGTTCTTTCTGCCTCTTCAGCTACCTACGCCCAGGTCCTTTCCTTCATCGCCGCTTTTGGCTGCTTGGTCATGGCTGTCCCCTCTGTCCTCATTGGAGCTATAGGGGCCTCCACTGGtaaatacatgcacacacacacacacacacacatgaacatgcaTATGCATATGCATCACTACACTTTAAGCTACAGTATGTGTATATTCCCTCATTGATTAAGCCGTTAATGAAACATCACAAGACAATCGAAACATCCAGGAATCTGATCCTTTATTCAAATCGGAAAGTTTGATCAAAGCAATGCCTCCTAGGGTTGTTTACACGCCGGCAGCTTTTTTTTCAGATGTGTAAATGCAGATGCATACAGTGTCTGGAGGGTAAACAACAGCAGACGGATACAGTCACGACGGGCAGGGGAGAGAGCCATCAGACCATGCTGATATAGTGAATATTACATCTGAAGATGCGCTAATTAATCTGGTCCATCTGACGCTGTTTCATGTATAACTGAGACTAATCATGTGCTGCCTGCGAATAGGGGGATCAGGGGAGGGAGGCAAAGAGTGAAGATATCAAGGATGGAGAGAAGGTTGGAAAGACAGGGCAGAAAGATAGACGGTTGTCAGAGGGTTTAAATGCAAAGAAGGAGGAATGAGAACAAATGAATTGGAATACTCTGTGGAAaaaagtttgagtttgagttaAAACTTTGACATATTTGAATTAAGCATTACTTTAAAACGGGATAAATGTGAATCATGTCTTATTGAAGTCAGTCTTTATCAACCATTGGTTACTGATGAGTAttcaaaatattaattttacAATTCCAAAAAATAACTTTACTTACTCAAAAGTTTGTTCCCTCTGTGCAGAATGTCTTCTGCGACACTGTTGCATGTGTTGTGCTTTCAAGGTGCCTGTTGGACCATTTGTAAACCAGTGTATTAACCAGTCAGTAGTGCATGGATGTCATGTTTTCAATGAGTATCTATCATCTATGACTTTCCTTTTATTATCTCGACTTTTCTCTTGTCATCTTGCAAACAGTCCAGCCTGATGTTATACAGCAGAAACATACGGAAAACTTGTGTCCACAGAGTGTATTGTAATAAGGTCTCCAAACCTAGCCTTTTGTCTGAAAAGCTGTAAGGGAGTAGAACAGAAATTTTGATGCACTAATCAGTCCACTTAAAACTCTGCAAGTTGGCAAAGAAtggttttaatattaatatcacATACAGCCTGTTAAACCTAATGTATTGTGTCATATTGCCTTATACATATTGCTGTATTCTGTGGTGATGGTGTAAGGTGTAAGTTGTAAGAGGTGCTTACGTTTCCAACTTTCACAATATTTCTTCAGATTGGAACCAAACTTCTTACGGTTCCCTCGCTCCGAAGGATAAAGACGAATCAGACATGATCCTTCCCATAGTGCTGCAGCACCTGTGCCCATCCTACGTCTCCTTCTTTGGTCTGGGGGCGGTGTCGGCTGCGGTGATGTCATCAGCGGACTCGTCTATTCTCTCAGCCAGCTCCATGTTTGCCAGGAACATCTATCAGCTCGCCTTCCGGCAGTCGGTAAGAGTGCCAACAAAAAATACCAGCACTCAAATGCATAGTTTaaacatcaataaatcaataatcttTTCATCCCAAGTGTGTGAGatgttgaaaacaaaaatacacaacagcGCAGATTGAATCTACATTGAATTTACCGTCTGTGGCACCAGACTTTTCCAACAATATGAATCTATCGATAAACTAAGAGATAACATGTAATTTGTTGTTAGCCACCCTGGTATCAGGGTTCTGGGGATGGCAGTGTTGACCA
This window harbors:
- the LOC133021259 gene encoding high-affinity choline transporter 1-like, with the translated sequence MAIHAEGLVAIVIFYMLILVVGIWAAWKNKNSGVGEGGERSESIMVGGRDIGLFVGGFTMTATWVGGGYINGTAEYVYLPDYGLAWAQAPFGYALSLVVGGLFFAKPMRSRGYVTMLDPFQQIYGKRMGGLLFIPALMGEIFWSAAILSALGATLSVIVDININMSVVISALIAIFYTLVGGLYSVAYTDVVQLFCIFLGLWISVPFALSNPAVSDITVSAKEAIYQSAWLGKIDPEDKWLWADNFCLLMLGGIPWQVYFQRVLSASSATYAQVLSFIAAFGCLVMAVPSVLIGAIGASTDWNQTSYGSLAPKDKDESDMILPIVLQHLCPSYVSFFGLGAVSAAVMSSADSSILSASSMFARNIYQLAFRQSASDREIVWVMRLTIFVFGALATAMALLTQSVYGLWYLSSDLVYVIIFPQLLSVLFVKGTNTYGSVAGYVFGMLLRIGGGEPYLKLPPFIFYPGWVTQTKVHHLTGDVEYFVQQRFPFKTMSMSASFLANVGFSYLTKYLFESGIWSHKYDFLDAVVSKHSKEIMDKATLVSNHDNIILSEMAPVKQALGASLAGTFINTEVLSDDEASSPEDFHNEK